The DNA sequence GCGAAGATGTCCTTCTGGAATAGAGTCTGACTATAAAATACAACATCAAGTAGAAACCATGTCATGGCGGTTCCAACCAAGTGAAGCCCATGGCGATGAGTGAACTCTTTGGAGAACAAGCCGTAATTGTTGACGGCCTCCTGTGACATCCTCTCCACTTTGTCTTGTTCTGCTTCTATCTCCACCTGCAAGACAGTTGCCACATCTGCTGCAGCTTGCTTTGCATTCCGAGCAACAAGGGCGGTGTAACGAGCAGTCTCAGGCATCTTCATACGCCAATAGTAAGTGAGTGCCGCGGGTATGCCACCCACCATCAAGATTATACGCCATACGTAGTCGGAGGAAGCCACGGTGGAGCCGGCAGGGTCAAGGTTGTAAGGGAGAGCAGGATATTTGGCCTCGAATGCTGAAGAAACAATAAGACCAACTATCCCACCAGCCAAGATCCCAAACCCTTGCATGGCAAAGACAGCAGCGATGAAGGAACCTCGGGTCTTCTTGTTTGCGTACTCGGACATAATGGTTGCCGATAATGGGTAGTCCCCTCCAATGCCAAATCCTAACCAGAATCTGAAGAAACATAAGGTGGCCATGACACCTTTGGCAGTGCTGCCGAAGGAGAGGCCAGAGGCAATGGAGGAGACAACCATAAGCAAAAGCGTGACACCATACACACGCTTTCGACCCATCTTGTCTCCGAGCCAGCCGAAGAAGAGCTGGCCGGCGAGGGTTCCGCACAAAGCCACACCGCTGACGGCACAGCTTACATTTGGAGGCAATGAACCAGGAGTGGGTGAGCCAGGTTTGTAATAGTAAATGCGACCGAGTAGCTTGGTGATgacggagatggagaagagatcGTAGGCATCGGTAAAAAAACCCATACCAGCGATCACAATCGCTGTGAAGTGGTAGAGTTGGGTCTTGGCTCCATCAAGTGCGCTAAGAACTTGTAATTGGTGCCTAGCCATGGCTACTACTGCCCTCCAGCAGTAGCAGTTGTTATATTGTTATTTGTTTGAGATATGGGGTGAGACTTGAAGCAGAGGGAGGAGGGTGCCTTTTTTTcggggaaaataatcctctgtttttctcatccttgtttttccttgttttgctacccgcagaacgcgacacgtggacaattttaagatcaacgcatcggatgtaataattctcacacaatcttgaccgttgatctccttgttgtccacgtgtcgtgttctacaggtagcaaaactaggaaaaacagggatgagaaaaacagaagatttttgattatttttctcGAGAGTAAAGTACTTCCACACGAGACTCTTTCCTTACATAATCCGTCACATCTAGAGAGCAAACGTACAAGAACATGATCCACACTCATCCATCCATGGAACATGCTTCCTTAGTCAACGGCTTCCAACCAATTTAATAAATAGAAAGAACAGCAAGACGTCGTTGCAAGATGAACACAACATCTCATTTCCCTTTGATTCGGGTATGGGCGCAGTCACGGTTTTGGGCACGGGTACAGTGACTGAATCGAATTCAATCGAATCACTGCTCCACGTACCACTCCACGGGGTTCCACCAGGCAGGTTAACTTAGTTCCCTTGCTTCTTATTTGCTACTATGAGTAATAACAATTAGTGATCTGGGTTCTCCATTGAAGTTGTGGGTTTTTAGCCAGTATGTGAgtatctctatttttttattttaatacatATGAAGTTTtagcgggaaaaaaaaaataaaatctaggtTCTCCACTTGGAAAAAAGTATTAAAATACGAGAGAAAGCAGAGGTTTGCGTCAAAGTGAAGTCAGGTAATTAAGACTGTTAGGGTGAGGAAAAAGCTGTATCCATACCAAGAACCTTGTATATCTGATTTGTCAATTGGGTGTGGGTCATGTTGATTCTTGGTTCAAAAATGATTTTGGAGGGTACAGAGCATGCTTGCCGAATATTGGGGTATTGATTGTGATATCTTATGGAGAATGTTTTCTGTCGTGGACATAGTTGTAATGTGTAGGATATGTACGACAATTAAACtgattagatgatgatgataataataattgaaaaaaaaaaaaaaaaaaaaaaaagaaagaaagaaagaaagaaagaaagaaagagcaaCTTAGTGCATAAGGCTCCTGTTAttgtagggtctgggaggggcaagtgtacgcagTCTTATCCCCTGCTTCACagaagattttattttcaagtttttgAACTGATTACCAACATATTGTAATAGTACAGCTTTAccattgtgccacaggctcgcccacttAGACGacaataatatttaaaaaaaaaaaatcaatgaaataaaACGTGTACCATAATGATACGATATGTGTGTAACACGACTGGTCTGTAGGTAGAAATACAGACATATATTTACATTGACGAATCCCTAACTTTGAGGTGAAAAAACTTGAGGGGAGCCATTGACAAGCACAGAGAAATGGGGAGAAGAGATGCAACAGTGAATCTAGTAATTAATGAAATAGGAGAGAAATCCATCTTATAGAGAATTTGATCAATATAATCCCACCTAATAGAATCAAAAGCCTTATAGATGTCCAATTTGAGGAGGATAGAGAGAATGTTTCTTCCTATCAAAACTCCTAACAATCTCATGGCATAAGAGGATATTGTTACAATATTCCTCCCAAGGATGAAAGTTGTCTGATTATACAAGAAGAAGTCTATTTGCAATGATCTTAACAATAAATTTATATAGGAGATTGGCAAAAGAAATAGGGCGAAATGATGAAACTGAATCCGTGCCTCTTTCTTAGGAGTAAGACAGATGAATATTTGGTTTATACAACCAACCTTTAGATGGGTTAAAAAAGAAGCTATGGATTGCCCTAATTAATTCATATTTTGCAATGTCCCAGGCAGCAAGAGAAAACCCGTAACTGAAGCCATTAGGGCCAAAAGCTTTCTCAGATTTTGAGATTGGATAGTAGCCAAAATTTCCTCCTCAGAAGGAATAGACGAAAGGGTCCTCTTAATATTAGGACCAACTTTAAAGAAATTTATATCATTCGGGGTGGGGTCAATGAATTTGAGGTTGGGAGGATTAAAATGATTTGAAAAATGAGATAGAAAAGCagattttgggggggggggtgtaaatgaaatatatattaaaactggaaagaaaaaaaaatacaacatacAAATCCAAATTGGCTAGTCCAGGATGAAATCCCTACCAAGCCCTGAAGAGATGGGCCTCAAACCCCTAAGAGAGGGGACAAACCCAAAAGAGGTGaggtggggttggggttggggttggggtggaGAAACAAGCCAAAGAATGGAGGGATACAATGAAAAGCAAATTTAATCTCTCCCTATCCAAAATAAGAGATCCTGAAGGGTTTCTAAACCCGTAAATGGAATTCAAACTCTGCCTAGCTCCCATTGATCTATGAAAGCAGTATTTGAATCTCCAATAGTTAACcaatttattttggatttttgctTATAAAAGCTCTCCTCTTGTTTAACGAGACCCCCCCAACCTAGAACTTAAAGACCTCTCCTCCTCAGCTAAGCTCATGTTATGTGGATCTCCTTGAAGTCTGGTCCGAATCTCAGAAAGCTGAGACCTATAGGTATCAACAAGATGAGAAATATTTCCAGAAACATTTTTATTCCAAATTCCCAAAGCTTACTTAACATATTTAAGTTTTTGGACAAAACTGAGCAGGGACAAGAGTTGTCCTTAACAGAAGAATTCCAAGCATGGCTAACCAAAGGAAGAAATAACTATGTGAaatccacatgtcaaagaatttgaatgaCATTGGACTAAAAGAAATGTTCGAGCCAATAGTGATAATAGCAGTGCAATGGTCAGAGATACCTTGAGCATCAAAGTGAGCCTAAGAACTAGGGAATGTGAAAAGCCATGAATCGTTAACCAATACCCTACTATCAAGCTTGCATGCAATTTTAGAGCCAAAAATTCTACCATTAGAGTCATTATACCAAGTATATTTGAAACCAGTCCACCTAAGGTCAGACACATGGATATTATCGAGACAAGTAACAAAGTCATTTAATGCATTGCGATCAACTAGGAGGCCACCAAATTTCTCATGATTAGATAAGACAACATTAAAATCCCCACCAATACACCAATTCTCCCCTACTTAGACAAGAAATGTCTAAGAGAAGACCAGAGATTACCTCTTTCTGACAAAGAATTTGAGCCATACACAGCAGTAAAGAATCTTACCTATTCCCAAAAACACCAATACGCACGCTATGATGATATTGGTAATTATGGTGAAAACCCCAGGAGGGGGCAATCGAGGGACAAACAGCAAAGGTGTTTACCTCCTTAATCTTTGTTTCAAAAGAGCACAAAAGAAGGGATGAGGTTGGTTGAGAAGGGTTGAGGTCACAAGTGTGAGACGGTTTATTGGATGGGTTAGGGACACGTGAAGGAGAAAATGTAGGGTTATAACTATGAGGTGAAGTGAAACCGAATTGTGACAAGATGATAAGGATTGATCTGTTCTCCAGTTCATCAATTGTTGATTGGGCTGGTCTTGCTCAAGAAAAGGGATAGATATGACAAGGGAATCAGAATTCTTAGATAGAGAAGCTGAGTCAACGGGAATAAAGTGGGAGGGATCAATCTCACGTATGTTAGCAATAGAAAGAAAGGGAATATTAGTGTCAATTACTCGGATTACTCCTAAAATATTTGGGTCCAAATCTACTAGTAACGCAAAAGCCTTATTAGAGatgaatttcaaatttgaaatacCTTGACTTAATGAAGGTTGAAGAATGATACGCTTGCGGAATACGAAGCACGGCCCACGATCAATTGTGAAAAATAAATCTTCCTCCCttttaaaagttaaaatgaagATACCATTATCGAGCATTTGAAGCTTCACATCTCTACAATATTTCCATTAAAGCGAAAGAGAAGCCTTCAGAGGAGAATGGTGGTCGTTTGTCAAGAAAGAAACCAACTGCGGCAGTACACAAGCAGACCCTGATTTTAAAGTGGTGTTGTGTAGGAAAGCAATTGGTTTGCCTTCCGATGAAATTGAGCTTATAACCCTCCTTTTAAAAGAAGAGCCCGAGAACAGACCAGTCCacagattttcttttttttggggtggggggggggggNNNNNNNNNNNNNNNNNNNNACTGGGGatgggaagggggaagggggaagggggaagggtgAGGTGCAGGGATGGGATCATGTAGGACAGGTTGTTGAAGCTGGGGTTGGAGATAGGGGTGAATGTTTGGGGTTGGGACTCCAAATTGGGGTTAAATGGGGTTGAATGGATAAGTCTGCAACGATGGAGGAGGTATTGGTGATGTGTTTTGGGTTTGATGAAGTGGGAAGTCATTTAGAGAAGAATTTAGGGAAGGTGTTGTGGAGGATAAAGGAGAAAATTCTTGAGGATTTAACTCAGCCATGGACAAAGCAAGACAATAAAACAAGAGACGACAGcaacaggagaagaagaagatagaggaGGGAATAAGAGGAAAACAAATGGACATCAGCaacaagggaagaaaagaaataccaGCAGGAGAAGAGAATTACCAGACATCATAAAaatgaggaaggagaagaggagagatggAAGGGGACTCGGGAGCCATCTTCGCAATAGGTTTTTTCTCTACCCTATTTAAATATTACACTACACTACTATTCCAAATAACATTAGATTGATAGGTCAAGCTCCTTATTATAGTTAGGAACCAACCTTAAAttcaagagaaaattacattatCACCCCTTGAACATTGCCCTTTAATCAACGCCTTCCCTTGTACTTTTCGAAATGGCACAGACACTCCCTCtatatttgaaaaatgaaaattgcatCCTACCATTAGCCTTCCCTgctaagtaggggtgtcaaacagtGCGGTTTTGGCTATTCAATCTGGTTTTAGTTtaatttacattttgataaggtaaaaccaaaatcgCACCAGATAAGAATAAGCTGAAATCATAAtcgttttcttttgatttcgattttaaCGATTTCAAATCGATTTTTGTTAttcggttcacaatcggtttacAACCGGTTAATAGATCAAATATTAGAGAGGGAGTAGGGAgttgagagaaggagagagcgagagagcgagATAGTAGACTGGTAGATATTTACCCCTGTAAGTAAGTTGTAACGTGTTATTATCTCAAAATCTATCTTTGCAATTGTTATATATAGTCATAATATTAAAGAGCCTTGTCGGCTGAGAAGATCATAGCTAACATGAATTCTATAGCTAATGTGAATTCTACATTTAATAAACTTCCTAAACACTCaagacaatatatatatatttttttttttgctaagaacaATATGCTTTCTATCTATGTAAAAGATTACACATATGATAACTAATTAATTATGATCTTGGAAATAAGGAAATCAAGATGTGTGAAAGTGAAACTCCATCTCATCTTGCTATCTTAATTAGTATTTTtgctttatcttttctttatttcataTAGAcccatcaaaagtcaaaacactAAAACTCTAATAGTTTTAAAACACTTTTAACACTAGGTTCTGGTTAACCAACGGTTTTACGGTTTTGAACTGAACTGAACAGGGATTATGACCTATAAAACAAAACCAGATCGTTTTCCTACGATGTGGTTCAATTCGATCATAACTAGTCGATTTCGATTCCGATTCcgataaatggtttcgattatatattgacacccttattgttAAGTGATGATATAACTATTAGTTTTTTTCCTAAATAGTTAAAATACCCCAATTGAAGGTGACTTTACTAGTTTACCCTTTTTCATCtgtttttaggagagagaagagagaaccctCACTTCTTCTCAAGCGTCTCttttatttcattctttttcaaTTTCTGTTCCCTGTACTTCATTCTCCAAATATATAGGGCGTCTAtgtcattttgaaaaatacaagAGAGGCCATTGATTAGAGGGCAACATTGAGGGGATGGCAGTgtaattttttctaaatttaatAATTTGCCCTCCATGTAATTAACGACATAAATCGGACAGGTCGAGGTCTTTATTTGAATATAACATTGTTGAAGAACACACACATAAAACGGAAACTCcagaagaaatagaaagagattcaaccaaaaaaaaaaagaattaaacaGGAACATTCTTGTCGTCGACACCTGAAAGCTGTATCTGCTCATTGGTTCCATCTTCTGGCTGGACTTCACCGGATATTTCTTCAATGGATTTGCCTTTGGTCTCGGGAATCAAGAACGTAAACAAGAAGCCCAAGAAGTCGATCGCACCAAGCACAATCAAGGAAGTCTGCACACTGAGATACACGAACCCAAACGCTCCGACAATTGCCCCGGCCTTCCCTGTTGCTGCTGATATACCATGGCAAGTCGTCCTGACCCTAGCTGGGAATATTTCTGCTGGCACCACAAAGGTTGTGGAGTTAGGCCCGAAATTGGCAAAGAAGAAGGTGAAGGCATACATGACTACAAATCCAGCTTGGTGTGCTGGCCAATAAGGGTAAGGAATGGCAAGCCCAAACATGAAAGCTGTCATGAAGAAGAAACCCATCAATTGAATTGTGCGCCTCCCCATATGGTCGATGAAGGCCACTGTAAACCAGTATCCAGGAATGGTACCACAAAGGGCTATGATGGTTTGTGCCCTGGAAATCATGTAAAGCTCTTGAAGTGCACTCATGTTATTAGCAGAAGGTAGCCATTTAACTGCTGTGAAGATGTCCTTCTGGTATAGACTCTGACTATAAAATACAATATCAAGTAGAAACCATGTTGTGCTTGTTCCAACCAAGTGAAGCCCATGGCGACGAGCGAACTCTATGGAGAACAATCCGTAATTGTTGACGGGCTCCTGTGACATCCTCTCCACTTTGTCTTGCTCTGCTTCTATCTCAACCTGCAAGATAGTTGCCATATCTGCGGCGGCTTTCTTCGCATTCCGAGCGACAAGGGCGGTGTAACGAGCAGTCTCAGGCATCTTCATACGCCAATAATAAGTGAGTGCTGCGGGTATACCACCAACCATCAAGATTATACGCCAGACGTAGTCGGAGGAAGCCACGGTGGAGCCGGCGGGGTCAAGGTTGTAAGGGAGAGCAGGATATTTGGCCTCGAATGCTGAAGAAACAATAAGACCAACTATCCCACCAGCCAAGATCCCAAACCCTTGCATGGCAAAGACAGCAGCGATGAAGGAACCTCGGGTCTTCTTGTTTGCGTACTCGGACATAATGGTTGCTGATAATGGGTAGTCCCCACCAACGCCAAATCCTAACCAAAACCTGAAGAAACATAAGGTGGCCATGACACTTTGGGCAGTGCTGCCAAAGGAGAGACCAGAGGCAATGGAGGAGACAACCATAAGCAAAAGTGTGACACCATACACACGCTTTCGACCCATCTTGTCTCCGAGCCAGCCGAAGAAGAGCTGGCCGGCGAGGGTGCCGCACAAAGCCACACCGGTGACAGCAGCGTTTACATTTACGGGCAACGTACCAGGAGTGGGTGAGCCAGGTTGGTAATAGTAAATGCGACCGAGCAGCTTGGTGACGACGGATATGCAGAAGAGATCGTAGGCATCGGTAAAGAAACCCATACCAGCGATTACAATCGCTGTGAAGTGGTAGAGTTGGGTCTTGGCTCCATCAAGTGCGCTGAGAACTTGTAATTGCTGCCTAGCCATGTCTGCTCCTACTGCCCTAGCTTCCTTACTTGCGCTGCTCCTTCACTTCACAGAGATGGGTGAGGCTTGGAGAAGACTGAGGGTGCGCGTCTTTTTATAGGTAGGGAGATTTTTCTTGAGGAacagagcgagagagagagagagagagaacttccaGACTTCTTTCATTTCCGTACGTAATCTACAGCATCCATCCACAGGATATGCTTCTTTTAGTCTAAGGTGAGCCCCAATCaatttcagaaatagaaataacaGCAAGAGAGAGGGGCCTGCGAGGGGTTGCATGGGAGGGACATGGTGATTGGGGAAGGGGAGCCTGAAtcctcatgagtcatgacacATGGCCTGAGAATGTGTTTAATACACAACCATATATGAAAATCGATTATTACCTCTAATTTTTAGATATTTGATAATGTAtccagtttttattttattttattctatggaaatggaaatggaaatggatcCAGCTTGTTTACTAATCGATTACGGAGACATGGATAATCGATTTCTCATTGACACCTCCAATAAGTTTGCCTCTTATTAGGAGAGGTTGTTTGACTATTATAATCAAATATCCATCATCCATCATCCATCATCCATCATCCATCCTTCTATTCAAGGATGCCACTTCTTATGAGTTTTGAGTGTCTCTATATATCCTGCCATGAAAAATTAAGAGACGGGAGTTTTTACATAAATATGGTGTGGAAACTGATTACACAAAGTATTTAAAGgaatttaatttggtttttgAGGGTATCTTTTACTATAatttaaaagaagaaagggTGTTACCAGATAGCATATGTAAGTACACCCTTAGATATAATTGGTGTGGAATGACCGTGTTGCCTTTGTACTAAAGTTGCTTTTGCACGTCTTTCTATTGATCCACACGTTAACGTGTACCTGCACCAGCAaagtagcattctcttgcccaaaTTTAAAATTGCAAACTACATTAGCActcaaaaataagaaataaaatgaataaattacATTAGTAATTAAACTATCAAACTAtgtgaaattttttcttcaaaagcTTATCAAGATGGCTAAAAAAAACTTTCCATGCAGATTGAATCAGGTCGAAATTTTATGAATAAGTTGATCCTAACATCCCTTACTCACAGGTAAAATTTCAATCATGTACAACAAAATATGCCGAGCTGCAAATAATGGTCATGTAGTTTTTATTCAATATTTAAAATTGTCAAATTATCATTTCATGCTGCAAAATAAGTTTTTTGATAAATCCCTCAAGGGCGAGCCGCCATTCAAATGATTCCCTTAAATAAACAAATTGGTtgtttaccaaagaaaaaaatatcaaattagtTTGACACGAAGGCCTTGagacacatgcatacatagatATCAAATCCTTATTACTGATCATATGTAGATTGGACCGGGCATCAGTATCAAAACGGGGGATAAATAGTAAAAATAATTGTTTCCAATGAACAAAAATGGACCAATTCAACCGATACAAGCCAATCTAATTTTGGTGTCGTATCAATATCAATCGAATCCAATAAATTGAGACCGATACTGATAACTAATCCATGATCCTTAGCATATAAAATGGTCATAATAATATGCTACAATTCAAGAAATAAGCTTACTCTTTTCTGATAAATCATAATTCAAGAGAAAGTGTGGTTGCTTGAATGATAGTCTTTCTACATATCTCAtagttctttatttatttatttatttatttctaaaaaataattatttattgcaATGTCAAATGTGGTTCTTTAAGTAAATATTGAGATATTTTTGCTCTATTGATAACCATGTCGAAGATGGAGGTGTCTTCAATATATACTTTTtctatataaattttattttattttttgatccaGCTGGGTATGCCCAAGTGTAAATCTTGTACATACTAATTATTTTAAACTCAATATATTCTTTGCTGaattttagaagaagaaaaaaaaa is a window from the Macadamia integrifolia cultivar HAES 741 chromosome 5, SCU_Mint_v3, whole genome shotgun sequence genome containing:
- the LOC122080181 gene encoding inorganic phosphate transporter 1-4-like isoform X2: MARHQLQVLSALDGAKTQLYHFTAIVIAGMGFFTDAYDLFSISVITKLLGRIYYYKPGSPTPGSLPPNVSCAVSGVALCGTLAGQLFFGWLGDKMGRKRVYGVTLLLMVVSSIASGLSFGSTAKGVMATLCFFRFWLGFGIGGDYPLSATIMSEYANKKTRGSFIAAVFAMQGFGILAGGIVGLIVSSAFEAKYPALPYNLDPAGSTVASSDYVWRIILMVGGIPAALTYYWRMKMPETARYTALVARNAKQAAADVATVLQVEIEAEQDKVERMSQEAVNNYGLFSKEFTHRHGLHLVGTAMTWFLLDVVFYSQTLFQKDIFAAVKWLPSASTMSALQELYMISRAQTIIALCGTIPGYWFTVVFIDYMGRLKIQLMGFFFMSVFMFGLAIPYPYWPAHQAGFVVMYAFTFFFANFGPNSTTFVVPAEIFPARLRSTCHGISAATGKAGAIVGAFGFLYAAESPNPKLDDAGYPPGIGVQYALIVLGVVDFFGFMFTFLIPEAKGKSIEEMSGDRERERQSSSSSSSSSLVERCSSIDSCNSRSSPRRRSSRSKQIREFRISGRLQILSFRS
- the LOC122080182 gene encoding probable inorganic phosphate transporter 1-8, producing the protein MARQQLQVLSALDGAKTQLYHFTAIVIAGMGFFTDAYDLFCISVVTKLLGRIYYYQPGSPTPGTLPVNVNAAVTGVALCGTLAGQLFFGWLGDKMGRKRVYGVTLLLMVVSSIASGLSFGSTAQSVMATLCFFRFWLGFGVGGDYPLSATIMSEYANKKTRGSFIAAVFAMQGFGILAGGIVGLIVSSAFEAKYPALPYNLDPAGSTVASSDYVWRIILMVGGIPAALTYYWRMKMPETARYTALVARNAKKAAADMATILQVEIEAEQDKVERMSQEPVNNYGLFSIEFARRHGLHLVGTSTTWFLLDIVFYSQSLYQKDIFTAVKWLPSANNMSALQELYMISRAQTIIALCGTIPGYWFTVAFIDHMGRRTIQLMGFFFMTAFMFGLAIPYPYWPAHQAGFVVMYAFTFFFANFGPNSTTFVVPAEIFPARVRTTCHGISAATGKAGAIVGAFGFVYLSVQTSLIVLGAIDFLGFLFTFLIPETKGKSIEEISGEVQPEDGTNEQIQLSGVDDKNVPV
- the LOC122080181 gene encoding low affinity inorganic phosphate transporter 1-like isoform X3, which encodes MARHQLQVLSALDGAKTQLYHFTAIVIAGMGFFTDAYDLFSISVITKLLGRIYYYKPGSPTPGSLPPNVSCAVSGVALCGTLAGQLFFGWLGDKMGRKRVYGVTLLLMVVSSIASGLSFGSTAKGVMATLCFFRFWLGFGIGGDYPLSATIMSEYANKKTRGSFIAAVFAMQGFGILAGGIVGLIVSSAFEAKYPALPYNLDPAGSTVASSDYVWRIILMVGGIPAALTYYWRMKMPETARYTALVARNAKQAAADVATVLQVEIEAEQDKVERMSQEAVNNYGLFSKEFTHRHGLHLVGTAMTWFLLDVVFYSQTLFQKDIFAAVKWLPSASTMSALQELYMISRAQTIIALCGTIPGYWFTVVFIDYMGRLKIQLMGFFFMSVFMFGLAIPYPYWPAHQAGFVVMYAFTFFFANFGPNSTTFVVPAEIFPARLRSTCHGISAATGKAGAIVGAFGFLYAAESPNPKLDDAGYPPGIGVQYALIVLGVVDFFGFMFTFLIPEAKGKSIEEMSGDVEPEDGTNEQMQLSGVENRTVPV
- the LOC122080181 gene encoding probable inorganic phosphate transporter 1-3 isoform X1 produces the protein MARHQLQVLSALDGAKTQLYHFTAIVIAGMGFFTDAYDLFSISVITKLLGRIYYYKPGSPTPGSLPPNVSCAVSGVALCGTLAGQLFFGWLGDKMGRKRVYGVTLLLMVVSSIASGLSFGSTAKGVMATLCFFRFWLGFGIGGDYPLSATIMSEYANKKTRGSFIAAVFAMQGFGILAGGIVGLIVSSAFEAKYPALPYNLDPAGSTVASSDYVWRIILMVGGIPAALTYYWRMKMPETARYTALVARNAKQAAADVATVLQVEIEAEQDKVERMSQEAVNNYGLFSKEFTHRHGLHLVGTAMTWFLLDVVFYSQTLFQKDIFAAVKWLPSASTMSALQELYMISRAQTIIALCGTIPGYWFTVVFIDYMGRLKIQLMGFFFMSVFMFGLAIPYPYWPAHQAGFVVMYAFTFFFANFGPNSTTFVVPAEIFPARLRSTCHGISAATGKAGAIVGAFGFLYAAESPNPKLDDAGYPPGIGVQYALIVLGVVDFFGFMFTFLIPEAKGKSIEEMSGDRERERERQSSSSSSSSSLVERCSSIDSCNSRSSPRRRSSRSKQIREFRISGRLQILSFRS